One genomic segment of Arthrobacter sp. JZ12 includes these proteins:
- the lexA gene encoding transcriptional repressor LexA produces the protein MKRGRGRPRGRATPKGLTPRQKKILETIQRSVAAHGYPPSMREIGDTVGLASLSSVTHQLAQLERMGYIRRDPKRPRAMEILLPLTLAEDAPREAPDLTVADPELSPSSAVDAAMVPLVGRIAAGGPILADQLVEDVMPLPRQLVGHGELFMLRVSGDSMIDAAICDGDWVVVRRQNNAENGDVVAALLDDEATVKTFRQRDGHTWLLPQNTSYEPILGDHATIMGKVVSVMRAL, from the coding sequence ATCAAGCGCGGGCGGGGACGCCCGCGGGGTCGTGCCACGCCAAAAGGACTGACTCCTCGGCAGAAGAAGATTCTCGAGACCATCCAGCGCAGCGTGGCCGCCCACGGCTACCCGCCGTCAATGCGTGAAATCGGCGACACGGTTGGGCTTGCCAGCTTGTCCAGCGTCACGCACCAGCTCGCTCAGCTTGAGCGGATGGGATACATCCGCCGGGACCCCAAGCGTCCCCGCGCAATGGAGATCCTGCTGCCTCTGACCCTCGCGGAGGACGCCCCCCGCGAGGCGCCCGACTTGACTGTGGCCGATCCCGAGCTGTCGCCGTCGTCAGCTGTTGATGCAGCGATGGTTCCCCTGGTTGGCCGAATCGCGGCCGGCGGTCCCATCCTCGCCGATCAACTCGTTGAGGACGTCATGCCGCTGCCGCGCCAACTGGTTGGGCACGGTGAGCTTTTCATGCTCCGGGTTTCGGGAGATTCAATGATCGACGCCGCAATCTGTGACGGCGACTGGGTGGTTGTACGCCGTCAGAACAATGCTGAGAACGGCGATGTCGTCGCTGCGCTGCTTGATGACGAAGCTACGGTGAAAACCTTCCGGCAGCGCGACGGCCACACCTGGCTTTTGCCGCAGAACACCAGCTATGAACCGATCCTCGGCGACCATGCAACGATCATGGGCAAGGTCGTATCAGTGATGCGGGCTCTCTGA
- a CDS encoding LysM peptidoglycan-binding domain-containing protein, with amino-acid sequence MSTLDIAGHSPFSGARLTAVAQAGPARTPREEPRPVVSPLRLTRRGWLVLVALPLSLLAAASLVVGAFFTSQAQASSSPGNFTSTVHVNVAAGETLWSLAAEYAPQRDPRAVVEEIVELNALNSSTVQAGQSLHIPVAQP; translated from the coding sequence ATGTCGACGCTAGATATCGCCGGACACTCTCCCTTCTCAGGGGCACGCCTCACCGCAGTCGCACAGGCAGGCCCGGCGCGTACACCCCGCGAGGAACCTAGGCCTGTTGTATCGCCTCTGCGCCTAACCAGGCGCGGCTGGTTGGTCCTGGTGGCCCTGCCCCTTTCACTCCTTGCGGCTGCTTCGCTTGTTGTCGGTGCATTCTTCACTTCACAGGCGCAGGCGTCGTCCTCCCCGGGGAATTTCACGTCCACCGTTCACGTCAACGTTGCCGCCGGTGAAACCCTGTGGTCCCTGGCAGCAGAGTATGCGCCGCAACGCGATCCCCGTGCCGTGGTTGAGGAGATCGTTGAGCTCAACGCGCTGAACTCATCGACTGTCCAGGCGGGCCAGTCCCTTCACATTCCCGTAGCGCAGCCCTGA
- a CDS encoding histidinol-phosphate transaminase, which produces MTDQLERLGRLPLRENLRGLRPYGAPQLDVPILLNVNENTYGVPEDVRSAIVEAVQEAVSGLNRYPDREFTVLREHLAHYLGHGLTADNIWAANGSNEVLQHILLAFGGPGRSALGFPPTYSMYPLLAGSTGTAYVTGSRQENFNLDARSAAEEVAATGANVVFLCSPNNPTGTALTQEVVAEVYDAGEAAQAIIIVDEAYAEFSHEGTPSALELLPGRERLIVSRTMSKAFALAGARLGYLAAAPEIADALRLVRLPYHLSAVTQATAVAALTHSHRLLANVNEIKRQRDRIVTELTGMGLTVAPSDANFVLFGGLEDPRAVWQGLLDAGVLIRDVGIPNHLRVTAGTEKETSIFLETLESLIRPSVS; this is translated from the coding sequence GTGACCGATCAGCTTGAACGCCTTGGCCGACTACCACTCCGGGAGAACCTGCGCGGACTTCGTCCGTATGGGGCACCACAGCTCGATGTGCCCATACTGCTGAACGTCAACGAGAATACGTACGGTGTGCCGGAGGACGTCCGGTCGGCCATTGTCGAAGCCGTGCAGGAGGCCGTTTCCGGCCTCAACCGCTACCCGGACCGGGAGTTCACCGTCCTTCGGGAGCACCTCGCGCACTACCTGGGTCACGGGCTCACGGCTGACAATATCTGGGCCGCGAACGGCTCCAATGAGGTCCTGCAGCACATCCTGCTGGCATTCGGCGGCCCTGGCCGGAGCGCCCTCGGTTTTCCGCCTACCTACTCCATGTACCCGCTGCTCGCGGGCTCCACCGGCACCGCTTACGTAACGGGCAGCAGGCAGGAGAACTTCAACCTGGACGCTCGCTCGGCCGCCGAAGAGGTGGCAGCTACCGGCGCAAACGTGGTGTTCCTATGTAGCCCGAACAACCCCACCGGGACGGCGCTGACCCAAGAGGTCGTCGCCGAGGTCTACGACGCCGGAGAGGCCGCCCAGGCCATCATCATCGTCGATGAAGCCTACGCAGAGTTCTCCCACGAGGGAACGCCCAGCGCCCTGGAACTGCTTCCCGGACGGGAGCGCCTCATTGTGTCAAGGACCATGAGCAAGGCCTTCGCGCTTGCCGGAGCACGGCTCGGTTACCTGGCGGCAGCGCCGGAGATCGCCGACGCGCTGAGGCTGGTCCGGCTTCCTTACCACCTTTCGGCAGTTACCCAGGCCACCGCAGTTGCTGCCCTCACGCACTCCCACAGGTTGCTCGCCAACGTGAACGAGATCAAACGCCAGCGGGACCGGATCGTCACCGAGCTGACAGGCATGGGACTGACTGTGGCTCCTTCGGACGCGAACTTCGTGCTGTTCGGTGGGCTCGAGGACCCGCGGGCGGTCTGGCAGGGCTTGCTCGATGCAGGGGTCTTAATCCGTGACGTCGGCATCCCCAACCACCTGAGGGTGACTGCGGGAACCGAGAAAGAGACCAGCATCTTCCTCGAGACTCTCGAATCCCTTATCCGTCCAAGCGTCTCCTAG
- the hisB gene encoding imidazoleglycerol-phosphate dehydratase HisB, which yields MTAEATALRTARRERTTSESSVFVELDLDGTGRSEISTSVPFYDHMLTALAKHSSIDLTVRASGDTHIDVHHTVEDVAITLGEVLREALGNKAGIRRFGEATVPLDEALANAVVDISGRPYLVHSGEPAGQEYHLIGGHFTGSLTRHVFEAITLHAQICLHMTVLGGRDPHHIVEAQFKAFARALRAAVEPDPRVTGIPSTKGAL from the coding sequence ATGACCGCGGAAGCTACCGCCCTTCGCACTGCCCGACGTGAGCGGACCACCAGCGAATCGTCGGTGTTCGTCGAGCTTGACCTCGACGGGACCGGGCGCTCCGAGATCAGTACCTCGGTGCCCTTCTACGACCACATGCTCACGGCACTGGCCAAGCACTCATCGATCGACCTCACGGTGCGGGCCAGCGGTGATACACACATCGACGTCCACCACACTGTCGAGGACGTCGCCATCACCCTCGGAGAGGTGCTTCGCGAAGCGCTTGGAAACAAGGCGGGCATCCGCCGGTTCGGGGAAGCCACGGTTCCGCTTGACGAGGCTCTTGCCAACGCCGTCGTGGACATTTCCGGCAGGCCGTACCTGGTGCACTCCGGGGAGCCTGCCGGCCAGGAATACCACCTCATCGGCGGACACTTCACGGGCTCCCTGACGCGACATGTCTTTGAGGCGATCACCCTCCATGCCCAAATCTGCCTGCACATGACCGTCCTGGGCGGCAGGGATCCGCACCATATCGTCGAGGCGCAGTTCAAGGCCTTTGCGCGTGCGCTCCGGGCTGCCGTGGAGCCGGATCCGCGCGTCACCGGAATTCCTTCCACCAAGGGGGCCCTGTGA
- the hisH gene encoding imidazole glycerol phosphate synthase subunit HisH produces MSAPKVTVLDYGSGNIRSAVRALEHVGADVTLSATPDDVLNADGLVVPGVGAFAAVMQGLKEVDALRMIGRRVAGGRPVLGICVGLQILFEEGVEHGVRTAGMGEWPGTVERLKADVVPHMGWNTVDAPAGSVLFDGIGDERFYFVHSYGVQEWNFDVNQPAMHPPLVTWSTHGGPFIAAVENGPLSATQFHPEKSGDAGAQLLRNWTGSLR; encoded by the coding sequence GTGAGCGCGCCGAAAGTAACCGTCCTCGACTACGGTTCGGGAAATATCCGCTCCGCTGTCCGCGCCCTCGAGCACGTGGGAGCTGACGTCACGCTCAGCGCAACCCCTGACGATGTGCTGAACGCAGACGGTCTGGTGGTTCCCGGTGTTGGAGCTTTCGCCGCGGTCATGCAGGGCCTCAAGGAGGTAGACGCGCTGCGGATGATTGGCCGCCGGGTAGCCGGAGGCAGGCCGGTGCTCGGTATATGCGTCGGACTCCAGATCCTCTTCGAAGAGGGCGTGGAGCACGGCGTGCGCACCGCAGGAATGGGGGAGTGGCCCGGCACCGTCGAGCGTCTCAAGGCGGACGTGGTCCCGCACATGGGATGGAACACGGTCGACGCGCCGGCAGGCTCAGTGCTTTTTGACGGCATCGGCGACGAACGGTTCTACTTCGTCCACTCCTACGGTGTGCAGGAGTGGAACTTCGACGTCAACCAGCCGGCAATGCACCCGCCGCTGGTGACCTGGTCCACGCACGGCGGCCCCTTCATCGCGGCGGTGGAGAACGGTCCGCTTTCGGCAACCCAGTTCCACCCGGAAAAGTCCGGGGACGCCGGCGCACAGTTGCTCCGCAACTGGACCGGCAGTCTGCGCTGA